A genomic stretch from Oryzias latipes chromosome 24, ASM223467v1 includes:
- the vegfa gene encoding vascular endothelial growth factor A isoform X1 yields MNFIDSLTLLFLTLSAVKSAHIPKEAARGPHDVIPLMEVYNKSLCQPRELLVDILQEYPEEVEHIFIPSCVVLKRCAGCCNDEMLQCTPTETYNITMEIKRIKPQRQQNDIFMSFTEHSACECRLKKEVKEQKEKKSRKGKGKGLKRKRKKNSDKTIHDAVCEPCCDRCSEKRKRLFVQDPATCRCSCKHTDEYCKERQLELNERTCKCDKPRR; encoded by the exons ATGAACTTTATTGACAGTTTGACACTATTATTTTTGACACTGTCAGCTGTCAAG AGTGCCCACATACCGAAGGAAGCAGCGAGAGGTCCACATGACG tGATCCCTCTAATGGAGGTGTACAACAAGAGTTTGTGTCAGCCACGAGAGCTGCTGGTGGATATCCTACAGGAGTATCCAGAAGAAGTGGAGCACATCTTTATcccctcctgtgtggttctgaaAAGGTGTGCCGGGTGCTGCAATGACGAGATGCTGCAGTGCACGCCAACAGAAACGTATAATATAACAATGGAG attaaaagaataaaacccCAAAGgcaacaaaatgacattttcatgaGTTTTACAGAACACAGCGCATGTGAGTGTAG ATTAAAGAAAGAAGtgaaagaacagaaagaaaa AAAATCCCGGAAAGGCAAGGGCAAAGGCCTAAAGAGAAAGCGAAAGAAAAACAGTGACAAAACAATTCACGATGC TGTCTGTGAGCCATGTTGTGATCGCTGCTCAGAGAAGAGAAAGCGTTTGTTTGTGCAGGATCCTGCAACCTGCCGGTGCTCCTGCAAACACACAGATGAATACTGTAAAGAACGCCAGCTAGAGCTCAACGAGAGGACCTGCAA atgtgacaagcCAAGAAGATGA
- the vegfa gene encoding vascular endothelial growth factor A isoform X5 — MNFIDSLTLLFLTLSAVKSAHIPKEAARGPHDVIPLMEVYNKSLCQPRELLVDILQEYPEEVEHIFIPSCVVLKRCAGCCNDEMLQCTPTETYNITMEIKRIKPQRQQNDIFMSFTEHSACECRLKKEVKEQKEKCDKPRR; from the exons ATGAACTTTATTGACAGTTTGACACTATTATTTTTGACACTGTCAGCTGTCAAG AGTGCCCACATACCGAAGGAAGCAGCGAGAGGTCCACATGACG tGATCCCTCTAATGGAGGTGTACAACAAGAGTTTGTGTCAGCCACGAGAGCTGCTGGTGGATATCCTACAGGAGTATCCAGAAGAAGTGGAGCACATCTTTATcccctcctgtgtggttctgaaAAGGTGTGCCGGGTGCTGCAATGACGAGATGCTGCAGTGCACGCCAACAGAAACGTATAATATAACAATGGAG attaaaagaataaaacccCAAAGgcaacaaaatgacattttcatgaGTTTTACAGAACACAGCGCATGTGAGTGTAG ATTAAAGAAAGAAGtgaaagaacagaaagaaaa atgtgacaagcCAAGAAGATGA
- the vegfa gene encoding vascular endothelial growth factor A isoform X3, producing the protein MNFIDSLTLLFLTLSAVKSAHIPKEAARGPHDVIPLMEVYNKSLCQPRELLVDILQEYPEEVEHIFIPSCVVLKRCAGCCNDEMLQCTPTETYNITMEIKRIKPQRQQNDIFMSFTEHSACECRLKKEVKEQKENVCEPCCDRCSEKRKRLFVQDPATCRCSCKHTDEYCKERQLELNERTCKCDKPRR; encoded by the exons ATGAACTTTATTGACAGTTTGACACTATTATTTTTGACACTGTCAGCTGTCAAG AGTGCCCACATACCGAAGGAAGCAGCGAGAGGTCCACATGACG tGATCCCTCTAATGGAGGTGTACAACAAGAGTTTGTGTCAGCCACGAGAGCTGCTGGTGGATATCCTACAGGAGTATCCAGAAGAAGTGGAGCACATCTTTATcccctcctgtgtggttctgaaAAGGTGTGCCGGGTGCTGCAATGACGAGATGCTGCAGTGCACGCCAACAGAAACGTATAATATAACAATGGAG attaaaagaataaaacccCAAAGgcaacaaaatgacattttcatgaGTTTTACAGAACACAGCGCATGTGAGTGTAG ATTAAAGAAAGAAGtgaaagaacagaaagaaaa TGTCTGTGAGCCATGTTGTGATCGCTGCTCAGAGAAGAGAAAGCGTTTGTTTGTGCAGGATCCTGCAACCTGCCGGTGCTCCTGCAAACACACAGATGAATACTGTAAAGAACGCCAGCTAGAGCTCAACGAGAGGACCTGCAA atgtgacaagcCAAGAAGATGA
- the vegfa gene encoding vascular endothelial growth factor A isoform X4: MNFIDSLTLLFLTLSAVKSAHIPKEAARGPHDVIPLMEVYNKSLCQPRELLVDILQEYPEEVEHIFIPSCVVLKRCAGCCNDEMLQCTPTETYNITMEIKRIKPQRQQNDIFMSFTEHSACECRLKKEVKEQKENDPAGAWRGKLENMNGVD; encoded by the exons ATGAACTTTATTGACAGTTTGACACTATTATTTTTGACACTGTCAGCTGTCAAG AGTGCCCACATACCGAAGGAAGCAGCGAGAGGTCCACATGACG tGATCCCTCTAATGGAGGTGTACAACAAGAGTTTGTGTCAGCCACGAGAGCTGCTGGTGGATATCCTACAGGAGTATCCAGAAGAAGTGGAGCACATCTTTATcccctcctgtgtggttctgaaAAGGTGTGCCGGGTGCTGCAATGACGAGATGCTGCAGTGCACGCCAACAGAAACGTATAATATAACAATGGAG attaaaagaataaaacccCAAAGgcaacaaaatgacattttcatgaGTTTTACAGAACACAGCGCATGTGAGTGTAG ATTAAAGAAAGAAGtgaaagaacagaaagaaaa CGACCCAGCAGGGGCTTGGAGAGGCAAACTGGAGAACATGAACGGGGTGGATTAA
- the vegfa gene encoding vascular endothelial growth factor A isoform X2, with protein MNFIDSLTLLFLTLSAVKSAHIPKEAARGPHDVIPLMEVYNKSLCQPRELLVDILQEYPEEVEHIFIPSCVVLKRCAGCCNDEMLQCTPTETYNITMEIKRIKPQRQQNDIFMSFTEHSACECRLKKEVKEQKEKKSRKGKGKGLKRKRKKNSDKTIHDAYVSSAFSTYLHLSVALLIIKLIWEELFCPF; from the exons ATGAACTTTATTGACAGTTTGACACTATTATTTTTGACACTGTCAGCTGTCAAG AGTGCCCACATACCGAAGGAAGCAGCGAGAGGTCCACATGACG tGATCCCTCTAATGGAGGTGTACAACAAGAGTTTGTGTCAGCCACGAGAGCTGCTGGTGGATATCCTACAGGAGTATCCAGAAGAAGTGGAGCACATCTTTATcccctcctgtgtggttctgaaAAGGTGTGCCGGGTGCTGCAATGACGAGATGCTGCAGTGCACGCCAACAGAAACGTATAATATAACAATGGAG attaaaagaataaaacccCAAAGgcaacaaaatgacattttcatgaGTTTTACAGAACACAGCGCATGTGAGTGTAG ATTAAAGAAAGAAGtgaaagaacagaaagaaaa AAAATCCCGGAAAGGCAAGGGCAAAGGCCTAAAGAGAAAGCGAAAGAAAAACAGTGACAAAACAATTCACGATGCGTATGTCAGCTCCGCCTTCTCCACCTACCTGCACCTGAGTGTTGCACTTCTCATAATTAAGCTAATTTGGGAGGAGCTTTTTTGCCCCTTTTAA